The stretch of DNA CGCGGAGTTTCCCGACGCGCGCCACCACTGCTGGGCCTTCGTGGTGGGACCGCCGGGCTCCACTGCCAACGTGGGGATGAGCGACGACGGCGAGCCCCACGGCACCGCGGGGCGGCCCATGCTCAATGCGCTGCTGCACGGAGGCGTGGGCGACGTGGCCGCGGTGGTGACCCGCTGGTTCGGCGGGACGCTGCTGGGCAAGGGCGGCCTGGTGCGCGCCTACACGCAAGGGGTGCAGCTCGCGCTCGCGGAGCTCCCCACGCGCGAGAAGGTGCGCACGGTGACGCTTCGCTTCGCCTTCGACTACGCGCACGTGGACGGCGTGCGCCGGCTGCTCCCCGCGCACGAGGCGACGCTGGTGGAGGAGGCCTACTCCGAGCGCGTG from Aggregicoccus sp. 17bor-14 encodes:
- a CDS encoding YigZ family protein; protein product: MSEERYRIPAGPHRVEQEVLKSRFLTTLEPVASAEEARAFVERIRAEFPDARHHCWAFVVGPPGSTANVGMSDDGEPHGTAGRPMLNALLHGGVGDVAAVVTRWFGGTLLGKGGLVRAYTQGVQLALAELPTREKVRTVTLRFAFDYAHVDGVRRLLPAHEATLVEEAYSERVQYTLQLPASGVEALEQALRDLTHGAVQVLDG